The genomic window GATCCTGCGGAAGTAGTTTTAAAAGAAGATTTAGTGTTGAACTGGTTGTCTAAAGGTGCACAACCTTCTGATACTGTTCGTAACATCCTTTCAAAAGAAGGCGTGATGCAAAAACATCATGAAGCTAAATTCGTAAAGAAATAGGGTGATTGATTATGACTGATGTAAAAGAGTTAGTATTGACGATTGTTCGTCCGTTAGTTAGTCATCCGGAAGCAGTTTCTTTGGAAATCGAAGAATCTGATAACTTCCTAGAATACAATTTGACTGTATCTCAAGAAGATATTGGACGTGTTATTGGAAAACAAGGACGAGTAGCGAAAGCAATTCGTACGATTGTTTACAGTGTGCGTACAGATGGACCCAAAAAGGTTCGTTTAAATATCCTAGATGGTCAGTAAAAAAGAATTCTGAACCGGCAAAACAATTGTTTTGCTGGTTTTTTCTATTTATCTTAGCGATAATGAAATGAGAGATAGCATAGGGAGGTAGTCATATGGAGGAAATCAATACATATAGAGAACAACTCAAAACAGGGCTGAATGAGTATTTTACTGAAAACCATTTGTCAAAAGGCTCACTTTTTGTGTTAGGATGCAGCACAAGTGAAATCATTGGTGAACGAATTGGT from Enterococcus sp. 9E7_DIV0242 includes these protein-coding regions:
- the rpsP gene encoding 30S ribosomal protein S16, whose protein sequence is MAVKIRLKRMGSKKKPFYRIVVADSRSPRDGRFIETVGTYNPLKDPAEVVLKEDLVLNWLSKGAQPSDTVRNILSKEGVMQKHHEAKFVKK
- a CDS encoding KH domain-containing protein, with protein sequence MTDVKELVLTIVRPLVSHPEAVSLEIEESDNFLEYNLTVSQEDIGRVIGKQGRVAKAIRTIVYSVRTDGPKKVRLNILDGQ